In the genome of Fulvivirga maritima, one region contains:
- the gltB gene encoding glutamate synthase large subunit has product MKSDQQRGLYTPELEHDACGIGCIANIDGSKSSSIVQDAIDMLENMEHRGGTGSDPETGDGAGILIQIPHDFLAKECKELGFELPEAGKYGAGMVFFPVNPAVRNECRAIFEKHAEEMGFTLLGYRSVPVNHNIPGSGARKVEPVIEQIFFKHNNEKISTDELERKLFVLRNHTTHYIGHNVKGNNHDFYVPSLSSKTMVYKGQLRTNQLRPYYFDLQNEHVTSALAIIHSRFSTNTFPNWKLAQPFRYIAHNGEINTIRGNVTKMKSKEAMMKSTLFTDEELKMLLPITNPAHSDSANFDALVEMLVLSGRSLPHVMMMMVPEAWEDNELMDADRKAFYKYHAALMEPWDGPAALVFTDGKQIGATLDRNGLRPSRYCITKDGRLVVSSETGALIVKPENVVSNGRMQPGKMLLVDIEEGKVVYDEEVKAKVSKKSPYDKWIKDHRTKLRLVPQPTELEADYNKETLQLRQKAFGYTKEDQKVILGPMAVSGTEPIGSMGADTPLAVLSDQSQHISSYFKQLFAQVSNPPIDPIRERTVMSLFTRVGESLNILEETPEHTKQIHISQPVLLNSDLQKFKNMANFGFDYQVINSVFLADGEPGRLEEGLDAICQAAEEAVRAGKKVLIISDRAVDKEHAPIPSLLATGAIHQHLVKNKIRTKAGLVVEAGDVRETHHFATIIGYGASAINPYLALESIKELHEEDLLEQKITEEEALANYQKAIGYGLLKVLSKMGISTLQSYQSSQIFEALGLSKKVIDRCFKGTISRIDGLDFDGLAIEVLARHRGAYYANTKTLETGGVYQWKRRGERHTFNPETIHLLQHSTKTNNFDLYKKYAQKINDQTRDALTLRGLLDFKSRNAVPIEEVESKEEIFKRFATGAMSFGSISHEAHSTLAIAMNRIGAKSNSGEGGEDEIRFERKENGDWERSAIKQVASGRFGVTSYYLSNADELQIKMAQGAKPGEGGQLPGHKVDDWIGRVRHSTPGVGLISPPPHHDIYSIEDLAQLIFDLKNANRKARINVKLVSEAGVGTVAAGVSKANADVVLISGADGGTGASPLSSIRHAGLPWELGLAEAHQTLVKNDLRSRITVQTDGQLRTGRDLAIATLLGAEEWGISTAALVVEGCIMMRKCHLNTCPVGIATQNEDLRKLFTGDPDHVVNFFTFLAEDLRQIMAQLGFRTINEMVGQTDVLKVRSDINHWKYKSLDLTPILFKETISDHVGIYKQVEQDHELDMVLDWELVNAAKPALENKTKVSKDFPIKNTDRAVGAILSNEISKIYKGEGLPADTIGFKFRGSAGQSFGAFLTSGVHFDLEGEANDYFGKGMCGGHLSVYPDKTSTIVAEENIIIGNVAFYGATKGEAYIRGMAGERFCVRNSGVNVVVEGVGDHACEYMTGGHVVVLGPTGKNFAAGMSGGIAYVYDKDNSFDQLCNKGMVGLDPLEEEDKDFLRKMLENHLKNTGSALAQKVLENWVGELSKFVKVIPHDYKKVLLKRKEALKVAV; this is encoded by the coding sequence ATGAAAAGTGATCAACAGCGGGGGTTGTACACCCCAGAGCTAGAACATGACGCCTGCGGAATAGGGTGCATTGCCAACATAGATGGTAGCAAATCCTCCTCCATTGTTCAAGATGCTATAGATATGCTTGAAAATATGGAACACAGGGGAGGTACTGGCAGTGACCCTGAGACCGGTGACGGTGCAGGTATTCTTATTCAGATTCCACACGATTTTCTCGCGAAGGAATGTAAAGAGCTAGGCTTTGAATTACCCGAAGCCGGTAAGTATGGAGCAGGAATGGTATTCTTTCCCGTAAACCCTGCCGTGCGAAATGAATGTCGCGCAATATTTGAAAAACATGCAGAAGAGATGGGCTTTACTCTATTAGGCTATAGGAGTGTGCCGGTAAACCATAATATACCGGGCTCTGGAGCCAGAAAAGTGGAGCCTGTAATTGAGCAGATATTTTTTAAACATAATAACGAAAAGATCAGCACTGATGAGCTGGAACGGAAACTTTTCGTTTTAAGAAATCATACTACGCACTACATTGGTCATAATGTAAAGGGAAACAATCATGACTTTTATGTGCCTAGCCTTTCAAGCAAAACAATGGTATACAAAGGTCAGCTGCGTACTAACCAGCTAAGACCATACTATTTTGATTTGCAAAATGAGCACGTAACGTCTGCTCTTGCCATTATTCACTCCAGATTTAGCACAAACACCTTCCCTAACTGGAAACTGGCACAACCTTTCAGATACATTGCGCACAATGGTGAAATCAACACTATCAGAGGTAATGTAACTAAAATGAAATCAAAAGAGGCAATGATGAAATCTACGCTCTTCACAGACGAAGAACTGAAGATGTTATTGCCTATCACCAACCCGGCACACTCTGATTCTGCCAACTTTGATGCTTTGGTAGAGATGCTGGTACTCAGCGGAAGATCATTACCCCACGTAATGATGATGATGGTACCCGAAGCCTGGGAAGATAACGAACTAATGGATGCCGATAGAAAGGCATTTTATAAATATCATGCTGCTCTTATGGAGCCCTGGGATGGTCCCGCTGCCTTAGTATTTACTGATGGCAAGCAAATAGGGGCTACACTTGATAGAAACGGACTTCGCCCTTCAAGATACTGTATCACTAAAGATGGCAGGCTGGTAGTATCTTCAGAAACAGGAGCACTGATAGTGAAGCCTGAAAATGTAGTGAGCAACGGCCGTATGCAGCCAGGCAAAATGCTATTGGTAGACATTGAAGAAGGCAAAGTAGTTTATGATGAAGAGGTAAAAGCCAAGGTAAGCAAAAAAAGCCCATACGATAAGTGGATCAAAGACCACAGAACGAAGCTAAGACTTGTACCTCAGCCTACTGAACTAGAAGCTGATTACAACAAAGAAACTTTACAGCTTAGACAAAAAGCATTTGGTTATACTAAAGAAGACCAAAAAGTAATTTTAGGCCCTATGGCAGTAAGCGGTACCGAGCCTATTGGTTCTATGGGAGCTGACACTCCGCTAGCCGTTTTATCTGACCAGAGTCAGCACATATCCAGCTATTTCAAACAGTTATTTGCTCAGGTAAGTAACCCTCCTATTGACCCGATCAGGGAGCGCACAGTAATGTCTTTATTTACTCGCGTAGGAGAAAGTTTGAACATATTGGAAGAAACTCCTGAGCACACTAAGCAAATCCATATTTCACAGCCCGTTCTTTTGAACTCTGACCTACAGAAGTTCAAGAACATGGCCAATTTCGGATTTGATTACCAAGTAATTAACTCAGTATTTTTAGCTGATGGAGAACCCGGGCGCTTAGAAGAAGGCCTTGATGCTATTTGTCAGGCAGCTGAAGAGGCAGTGAGAGCAGGAAAAAAAGTATTGATAATATCAGATAGAGCAGTTGATAAAGAACACGCTCCTATTCCATCTTTACTAGCCACGGGAGCTATTCATCAGCACTTGGTAAAAAATAAAATACGAACCAAAGCAGGCTTGGTGGTAGAAGCCGGAGATGTGAGAGAAACGCATCACTTTGCCACTATTATAGGTTATGGCGCTAGTGCTATTAACCCTTACCTTGCTCTGGAATCTATAAAAGAGCTACATGAAGAAGACCTTTTAGAACAAAAAATCACTGAAGAAGAAGCGCTAGCCAACTACCAAAAAGCAATTGGCTATGGTTTATTGAAGGTGCTTTCTAAAATGGGTATCAGTACTCTTCAGTCTTACCAATCATCTCAGATATTTGAAGCCCTTGGCCTAAGCAAAAAAGTGATAGACCGATGCTTCAAAGGCACTATTTCCAGAATAGATGGTTTGGATTTCGACGGCCTAGCTATCGAAGTACTGGCAAGACACAGAGGGGCTTATTATGCTAACACTAAAACCTTGGAAACTGGTGGTGTGTACCAATGGAAACGTAGAGGTGAAAGACATACTTTCAACCCTGAGACTATCCATTTACTACAGCATTCTACTAAAACTAATAACTTCGACCTTTATAAAAAGTATGCTCAGAAGATCAATGATCAGACCAGAGATGCTTTAACCCTAAGAGGCTTGCTTGACTTCAAGAGCAGAAACGCAGTGCCTATAGAAGAAGTAGAGTCTAAGGAAGAGATCTTCAAAAGATTTGCTACCGGAGCCATGTCATTTGGATCTATCTCGCATGAGGCTCACTCCACTTTGGCCATAGCCATGAACCGCATTGGTGCTAAAAGCAACAGTGGAGAAGGCGGAGAAGATGAAATAAGGTTTGAAAGAAAAGAAAATGGCGATTGGGAAAGATCAGCCATTAAGCAAGTAGCATCAGGTAGATTTGGTGTAACCAGCTACTACCTGTCTAATGCTGACGAGCTACAAATAAAAATGGCTCAAGGTGCAAAACCTGGTGAAGGGGGACAGCTACCCGGCCACAAAGTGGATGACTGGATCGGAAGAGTGAGACACTCCACTCCGGGAGTAGGGCTTATATCACCGCCTCCTCACCATGATATTTATTCTATTGAGGATCTTGCGCAGCTCATTTTTGACTTAAAAAATGCCAATAGAAAGGCTAGAATAAACGTAAAACTAGTTTCCGAAGCAGGTGTAGGTACTGTGGCGGCCGGTGTTAGTAAGGCTAACGCTGACGTAGTGCTTATTTCCGGGGCTGATGGTGGTACAGGAGCATCTCCTTTGAGCTCTATCCGTCATGCTGGTTTACCTTGGGAGCTTGGCTTAGCTGAAGCGCACCAGACTCTGGTAAAAAATGACTTAAGAAGCCGTATTACAGTACAAACTGATGGGCAGCTAAGAACAGGTAGAGACCTAGCCATAGCTACACTATTAGGGGCTGAAGAATGGGGAATATCTACCGCTGCCCTGGTAGTAGAAGGATGTATTATGATGAGAAAATGTCATCTAAATACTTGTCCGGTAGGTATAGCTACTCAAAATGAAGACCTGAGAAAACTGTTTACAGGAGATCCTGATCATGTGGTAAACTTCTTCACCTTCCTGGCTGAAGATTTGAGACAAATCATGGCGCAACTCGGTTTCAGAACTATCAACGAAATGGTAGGACAAACTGACGTACTGAAAGTAAGAAGTGATATTAACCACTGGAAATATAAGAGTCTTGATTTAACTCCTATTCTATTTAAAGAAACCATTTCTGATCACGTAGGTATCTACAAACAAGTAGAGCAAGATCATGAATTAGACATGGTGCTGGATTGGGAACTGGTTAATGCTGCCAAACCGGCATTAGAAAACAAGACCAAAGTAAGTAAAGACTTCCCAATTAAAAATACTGACCGTGCAGTAGGAGCTATTCTATCTAACGAAATCAGTAAAATATACAAAGGAGAAGGATTACCTGCCGACACTATAGGGTTTAAATTCAGAGGATCTGCAGGACAAAGCTTCGGAGCCTTCTTAACCTCAGGTGTTCACTTTGACTTAGAAGGAGAAGCCAATGATTACTTCGGAAAAGGCATGTGTGGAGGACATCTTTCTGTATATCCTGACAAAACTTCAACTATTGTAGCTGAAGAGAATATAATTATTGGTAACGTGGCCTTTTATGGAGCTACTAAAGGCGAAGCCTACATCAGAGGCATGGCCGGAGAGCGTTTCTGCGTAAGAAACTCTGGAGTAAACGTAGTGGTAGAAGGTGTAGGAGACCACGCTTGTGAATATATGACAGGCGGGCACGTAGTAGTGCTAGGACCTACGGGTAAAAACTTCGCCGCAGGTATGAGTGGTGGAATTGCTTATGTGTATGACAAAGACAATTCATTTGATCAGCTATGCAACAAAGGCATGGTTGGACTTGATCCACTTGAAGAGGAAGACAAAGACTTTTTAAGAAAAATGCTGGAAAACCACCTCAAAAATACTGGCAGTGCTTTGGCACAAAAAGTATTAGAGAACTGGGTTGGTGAGCTTAGCAAGTTTGTTAAAGTCATTCCTCACGATTACAAAAAAGTTTTATTAAAAAGAAAAGAAGCACTAAAAGTGGCTGTATAA
- the mnmD gene encoding tRNA (5-methylaminomethyl-2-thiouridine)(34)-methyltransferase MnmD: protein MSKQPDIKLITTDDGSHSLYVSRLNETYHSFHGAVQESVHVFIKSGLEYKIQQAPQPAYSIFEVGLGTGLNALLTADYAHAHQQKIHFTSIEAYPLKAELTDHLNYCDYLKAPEAKEWFSKIHQTAWNNDEPIHNHFLLKKIDKKLEECTLPEAAFDIIYFDAFAPSKQEELWSYDILNKIVQAMKPEAVFVTYCAKGQLKRDLKSLGLTVNSLPGPPGKKEMVQAIKA, encoded by the coding sequence ATGAGCAAACAACCTGACATAAAATTAATCACTACAGACGATGGCTCTCATAGCCTGTATGTATCTCGTTTAAATGAAACCTATCACTCTTTTCATGGCGCGGTGCAAGAGTCTGTTCATGTTTTTATAAAGTCGGGCCTTGAGTATAAAATACAGCAGGCCCCTCAGCCTGCTTATTCCATATTTGAAGTGGGCCTGGGCACGGGCCTCAATGCGCTACTTACCGCAGACTATGCCCATGCTCATCAGCAAAAAATACACTTCACTTCCATAGAAGCTTACCCCCTAAAGGCAGAGCTGACTGATCATCTAAACTATTGTGATTATCTAAAAGCTCCAGAAGCCAAAGAGTGGTTTTCTAAAATCCACCAAACTGCATGGAATAATGATGAACCAATTCACAACCATTTTTTGTTAAAAAAAATAGATAAAAAGCTAGAGGAATGTACCTTGCCGGAAGCTGCTTTTGACATTATTTATTTTGATGCCTTCGCTCCCAGCAAGCAAGAAGAACTCTGGAGTTATGATATTTTGAATAAGATAGTTCAGGCTATGAAACCTGAGGCTGTGTTTGTTACTTATTGTGCCAAAGGTCAGTTAAAAAGAGACTTAAAGAGCCTTGGACTGACGGTAAACTCTCTGCCGGGCCCTCCTGGAAAAAAGGAGATGGTTCAGGCCATTAAGGCATAA
- the ispF gene encoding 2-C-methyl-D-erythritol 2,4-cyclodiphosphate synthase yields the protein MKIRTGFGYDVHQLQEGYDFWLGGIKLAHTKGAVGHSDADVLIHVICDALLGAANMRDIGFHFSDKDPQYKGIDSKILLKEVMKLIREKGWKISNIDSTICLQQPKVNPHIPEMKACLAKVMEIPEEDLSIKATTTEKLGFVGREDGVSAYATVLIIK from the coding sequence ATGAAAATAAGAACAGGTTTTGGGTATGATGTACATCAGCTACAAGAGGGCTATGATTTTTGGCTGGGAGGCATTAAGCTGGCGCACACCAAAGGGGCTGTAGGCCACTCTGATGCCGACGTGCTTATTCATGTTATTTGCGATGCACTATTGGGAGCCGCTAATATGCGTGATATTGGCTTTCATTTCTCTGATAAAGATCCTCAATATAAGGGTATAGATAGTAAAATCTTGCTGAAAGAGGTAATGAAGCTTATCCGTGAGAAAGGATGGAAAATCAGCAATATTGATAGCACCATTTGCCTTCAGCAACCCAAGGTTAATCCACACATACCAGAAATGAAAGCCTGCCTGGCTAAGGTGATGGAAATCCCTGAAGAAGATTTATCTATAAAAGCCACTACTACAGAAAAACTAGGTTTTGTAGGCAGAGAAGATGGAGTTTCTGCTTATGCTACCGTATTAATTATAAAATGA
- a CDS encoding M16 family metallopeptidase, with product MIKYNSFTLDNGLRVIVHEDKSVQSAVINILYDVGSRDESPEKTGFAHLFEHLMFGGSKNILNYDEPLQEAGGENNAFTNPDVTNYYLTVPPQNLETGFWLESDRMLGLSFDPKVLETQQKVVIEEFKQRYLNQPYGDLWLKFRPLAYKAHPYQWPTIGKEIRHIEDATMDDVKAFFYKHYVPNQAIMVVAGHVDTEEVKALAEKWFGPIPRGEAYVRNLPKEPVQNERRFMEIVEDVPSDMLTMAFHMPGKFDPDYTSVDLISDILGREKSSRLYQKLVKEQSIFSSINAYVTGSMDPGLLVITGRVSENVPIEKAEEHVWTIINDLLANGIEDSELEKVKNQAESTLVFSEVELLNRARALAFASLSGDTNFVNQEAELIQEVTKERMEALAPQILRETNCSVLYYKSKEKNA from the coding sequence ATGATCAAATACAACAGCTTCACTTTAGATAATGGGTTGCGGGTTATAGTACATGAAGACAAAAGTGTACAGTCTGCGGTAATTAACATTTTATATGATGTAGGTTCGAGGGATGAATCTCCAGAAAAAACCGGGTTCGCTCACCTTTTTGAGCACCTCATGTTTGGAGGCTCCAAAAACATCCTTAATTATGATGAACCTTTACAGGAAGCCGGAGGCGAAAATAATGCCTTCACTAACCCTGATGTCACTAACTACTACCTTACCGTGCCTCCTCAAAACCTGGAAACCGGTTTTTGGCTAGAGTCTGATAGGATGCTAGGACTTTCTTTTGACCCAAAAGTGCTGGAAACGCAACAGAAAGTAGTTATAGAAGAGTTTAAACAAAGGTATCTTAATCAACCTTATGGTGACTTGTGGCTGAAATTCAGACCGCTAGCTTATAAAGCGCATCCTTACCAATGGCCTACTATTGGTAAAGAAATTCGCCATATTGAAGACGCTACCATGGATGACGTTAAGGCTTTCTTCTACAAACACTATGTGCCCAACCAGGCCATTATGGTAGTAGCCGGCCATGTTGATACTGAAGAGGTGAAAGCACTGGCAGAAAAATGGTTTGGCCCCATCCCCAGAGGTGAAGCGTATGTTCGCAATCTTCCGAAAGAACCCGTTCAAAACGAAAGAAGGTTTATGGAAATAGTTGAAGATGTTCCTTCAGACATGCTTACCATGGCCTTTCATATGCCTGGCAAGTTTGACCCTGACTATACTTCAGTAGATCTTATCAGTGATATTTTGGGTCGTGAAAAATCTTCTCGCTTATATCAGAAGCTGGTTAAAGAACAATCAATCTTTAGCTCTATCAATGCTTATGTTACCGGGTCTATGGATCCTGGGCTTCTGGTTATTACGGGTAGGGTATCAGAAAATGTGCCTATAGAAAAAGCTGAAGAGCATGTATGGACCATTATCAATGACTTACTGGCAAACGGTATAGAAGATTCAGAATTAGAAAAAGTAAAAAATCAGGCAGAATCTACTTTAGTATTTTCAGAAGTAGAGCTATTAAATAGAGCCCGAGCGCTGGCTTTTGCCTCGCTATCTGGCGACACTAACTTTGTAAACCAGGAAGCAGAACTTATTCAGGAAGTAACTAAAGAACGCATGGAAGCCTTAGCTCCCCAGATCCTGAGAGAAACCAACTGCTCGGTTTTATATTATAAATCAAAAGAAAAGAACGCATGA
- a CDS encoding alpha-ketoacid dehydrogenase subunit alpha/beta: MNFDRKEYSDQLLKTLYEGLLRPRMIEEKMLILLRQGKVSKWFSGIGQEAISVGATSALHSDEYILPMHRNLGVFTSRNIPYRKLFAQFQGKLSGFTKGRDRSFHFGSNEHHIIGMISHLGPQLSVADGIALANKLNGEQKATVVFTGDGGASQGEFHEALNVAAVWDLPVIFVIENNGYGLSTPVSEQFRCASFVDKGVGYGIDAIKIDGNNVLEVYNTISQLADNMRANPKPVIVEAITFRMRGHEEASGTKYVPKELLDKWALKDPVENYEAYLLKEKVITKAYVDKLRKAILKEIDEGLKTAFAEGVPEASVENELNDVYAPHDYKETKPTGEKTSERRLVDAISDGLKQSLERFPELVVMGQDIAEYGGVFKVTEGFVELFGKERIRNTPLCESAIIGIGLGMSIKNQKSVIEMQFADFVTCGFNQIVNNLAKSHYRWQQNADVVIRMPAGAGVGAGPFHSQSNEAWFFHTPGLKVVYPSSPAEAKGLLAAAIEDPNPVIYFEHKYLYRSLSEQVADDYYTTEIGKARLVEEGEQLSIITYGMGVHWAKEVVKSLGASADILDLRTLLPWDKEAVEKTVQKTNRVLLLHEDCLTGGIAGELAAWIAEHCFKYLDAPVFRVASLDSAVPFASSLEENFLPKGRLKQKIEELLEF; encoded by the coding sequence ATGAATTTTGATCGCAAGGAGTACTCGGATCAGTTGTTGAAGACATTGTACGAAGGGCTTTTGAGACCACGTATGATAGAAGAAAAAATGTTGATTTTACTCCGGCAGGGCAAAGTGAGTAAGTGGTTTTCAGGTATAGGACAGGAAGCTATTTCTGTTGGCGCTACTTCTGCACTTCATTCAGATGAATATATTCTGCCTATGCATAGAAATCTCGGGGTGTTCACCTCACGTAATATTCCATATAGAAAATTATTTGCTCAGTTTCAGGGTAAGCTTTCTGGCTTTACTAAAGGGAGGGATCGGTCTTTTCATTTTGGTAGTAATGAGCACCATATTATAGGCATGATCTCACACCTGGGGCCTCAGCTGTCCGTAGCTGATGGTATTGCTTTAGCTAATAAATTGAATGGAGAGCAAAAAGCTACTGTGGTCTTTACTGGTGATGGCGGTGCAAGTCAGGGGGAATTTCATGAAGCATTAAATGTGGCTGCCGTTTGGGACTTGCCAGTAATATTTGTGATTGAAAATAATGGTTATGGTCTTTCTACGCCAGTGAGCGAACAGTTTAGGTGTGCTAGTTTTGTAGATAAAGGCGTTGGTTACGGTATAGATGCCATTAAGATTGATGGTAATAATGTGCTAGAGGTCTACAACACTATTTCGCAGCTGGCTGATAATATGAGGGCTAACCCCAAGCCAGTAATTGTAGAGGCCATTACTTTTAGGATGAGAGGCCATGAAGAAGCCTCGGGTACTAAATATGTGCCTAAAGAACTGCTTGATAAATGGGCACTAAAAGATCCTGTAGAAAATTATGAGGCCTATCTTCTTAAAGAAAAGGTAATAACAAAGGCCTATGTTGATAAACTTCGAAAGGCCATTCTAAAAGAAATTGATGAGGGCTTAAAGACTGCTTTTGCTGAAGGAGTGCCAGAAGCATCAGTAGAAAATGAGCTTAATGATGTGTATGCACCTCATGATTATAAAGAGACTAAACCTACTGGTGAAAAAACATCTGAAAGGAGATTAGTCGATGCAATCTCTGATGGGCTGAAGCAAAGCTTGGAGAGATTTCCTGAGCTGGTGGTAATGGGGCAGGATATAGCTGAATATGGTGGTGTTTTTAAAGTGACTGAAGGTTTTGTGGAGCTTTTTGGAAAGGAAAGGATAAGAAATACACCTCTTTGTGAATCTGCTATTATTGGTATTGGGTTAGGTATGTCCATTAAGAACCAAAAGAGCGTTATAGAAATGCAATTTGCTGATTTTGTGACTTGTGGTTTTAATCAGATAGTGAATAACCTGGCTAAATCTCATTACCGATGGCAGCAAAATGCTGATGTGGTAATAAGGATGCCTGCTGGTGCGGGAGTTGGAGCGGGTCCTTTTCATAGCCAGTCAAACGAAGCATGGTTTTTTCATACGCCGGGGCTAAAGGTGGTTTACCCGTCATCTCCGGCAGAGGCTAAAGGTTTATTGGCTGCCGCAATTGAAGATCCTAATCCTGTCATTTATTTTGAGCATAAATATTTATATCGCTCATTAAGTGAGCAGGTGGCTGATGATTATTATACTACTGAAATAGGTAAAGCCAGATTAGTAGAAGAGGGCGAGCAGCTATCTATAATTACTTATGGTATGGGCGTGCATTGGGCTAAAGAAGTGGTGAAGAGCTTAGGAGCATCTGCTGATATTTTAGATTTGCGCACACTACTGCCCTGGGATAAAGAAGCCGTAGAAAAAACAGTGCAGAAAACGAATAGAGTATTACTTTTGCATGAAGATTGTCTTACCGGAGGTATCGCTGGGGAGTTGGCTGCATGGATTGCAGAACATTGCTTTAAATATTTAGATGCGCCAGTATTCAGAGTAGCCAGCCTGGATAGTGCAGTGCCGTTTGCCTCTTCACTGGAAGAAAACTTTCTCCCTAAAGGAAGGCTCAAACAAAAAATTGAGGAATTGCTGGAATTTTAA